A single genomic interval of Psychroserpens sp. NJDZ02 harbors:
- a CDS encoding NAD(P)/FAD-dependent oxidoreductase: MNIPKSSFPRIVIIGGGFAGIALAKKLSKQEVQVVLLDKHNYHTFQPLLYQVSTGGLEPDSIAYPIRKVLQDFPNFYFRLAKVSEIDPKQNIIHTNIGEVKFDYLVVASGSKTNYFGNKSIENNSMEMKTIPQSLNLRSLILENFEEALLTSDLNRRIALMSFVIVGAGPTGVELAGALAEIKKGILPKDYPDLDTRLAQIHLIQSGDTILKTMSPKASKKAEDFLEQLGVNVWKNVRVTSYDGTTVTTNSDLTFDSETVVWAAGVKGAAIKGLDAEQFVSRSNRILVNEFSQVKGLDHIFAVGDVAEMVSETVPHGHPMMAQPAIQQGKLLGDNILKLLENKPMTPFVYKDRGSMATIGRNRAVVDLPKFKFQGVFAWFVWMFVHLFSLVGFRNRTVVFINWVYNYIRFDREARLIIRPYKKKLKS, from the coding sequence ATGAATATACCTAAATCTAGTTTTCCACGCATTGTAATTATTGGTGGTGGTTTTGCGGGCATTGCGCTGGCTAAAAAATTATCTAAACAAGAAGTACAAGTGGTGCTTTTGGATAAACATAATTATCATACGTTTCAACCTTTGCTATACCAAGTCTCTACAGGTGGTTTAGAGCCAGATTCTATTGCTTATCCTATTAGAAAAGTGTTACAGGATTTTCCTAATTTTTATTTTAGACTTGCAAAAGTATCAGAAATTGATCCAAAACAGAATATAATACATACTAATATAGGCGAGGTTAAGTTTGATTATTTGGTGGTGGCATCAGGATCTAAGACCAATTATTTTGGTAATAAATCTATTGAAAACAATAGTATGGAGATGAAAACCATACCGCAATCTTTAAATTTAAGAAGTTTAATTTTAGAAAATTTTGAGGAGGCCTTATTGACGTCCGATTTAAATCGAAGGATTGCACTAATGAGTTTTGTAATTGTTGGAGCAGGACCTACAGGTGTTGAATTGGCAGGCGCTTTAGCTGAAATTAAAAAGGGGATATTACCTAAAGACTACCCTGATTTGGATACCCGTTTAGCACAAATACATTTAATCCAATCGGGAGATACTATTTTAAAAACAATGAGTCCTAAAGCTTCTAAAAAAGCAGAAGACTTTTTAGAGCAATTAGGTGTTAATGTTTGGAAAAATGTTAGGGTAACTAGTTATGATGGTACAACAGTAACCACAAATAGTGATTTGACATTTGATTCTGAAACCGTCGTTTGGGCTGCAGGAGTAAAAGGTGCAGCAATAAAAGGATTAGATGCCGAGCAATTTGTATCCCGAAGTAATAGAATTTTGGTTAACGAGTTTAGTCAAGTCAAAGGATTGGATCATATTTTTGCAGTAGGGGATGTGGCCGAAATGGTTTCTGAAACAGTGCCTCATGGGCATCCAATGATGGCACAACCTGCCATACAACAAGGAAAACTATTAGGTGATAATATCTTAAAATTATTAGAAAATAAACCCATGACTCCTTTTGTTTATAAAGACAGAGGGTCTATGGCGACTATCGGTCGAAATAGAGCAGTTGTAGATCTACCCAAATTTAAGTTTCAAGGTGTTTTTGCTTGGTTTGTTTGGATGTTTGTACACTTATTTTCTTTAGTAGGTTTTAGAAACCGTACCGTGGTTTTTATCAATTGGGTCTATAATTATATCCGATTTGACAGAGAAGCACGATTAATTATAAGACCTTATAAAAAGAAACTAAAATCTTAG
- the rny gene encoding ribonuclease Y yields MDKTILIIAGIAIGAIIGFIVAKILERNNASKLIKGAKKSASAILKEANVEGEGIKKDKILQAKEKFLELKAEHEKVILSRDKKMSDTEKRVRDKESQVSSELSKNKKLNTDIEVKVKDYNHRLDVLDKKQEELDRLHKSQVEQLEVISSLSADEAKSQLVESLKGEAKSDAMAYIQDKMEEAKLTAQQDAKKIIINTIQRIGTEEAVDNCVSVFNIESDDVKGRIIGREGRNIRAIEAATGVEIIVDDTPEAIILSCFDSVRREVARLSLHKLVTDGRIHPARIEEVVKKTQKQIEQEIIEVGKRTVIDLGIHGLHPELIKMVGRMKYRSSYGQNLLQHSREVAKLCGVMAAELGLNPKLAKRAGLLHDIGKVPDAEADMETPHAILGMQWAEKYGEKDEVCNAIGAHHDEIEMKSLLSPIIQVCDAISGARPGARRQVLDSYIQRLKDLEEIAFGFNGVKKAYAIQAGRELRVIVESEKVSDQIAADLSFSISQKIQTDMTYPGQVKVTVIRETRAVNIAK; encoded by the coding sequence ATGGATAAAACAATTTTAATTATAGCAGGTATTGCAATAGGAGCCATAATAGGTTTTATAGTCGCTAAAATATTAGAGCGCAACAATGCATCAAAACTTATCAAAGGTGCAAAAAAATCAGCTTCAGCTATCCTCAAGGAAGCTAATGTAGAGGGAGAAGGTATTAAAAAAGATAAAATACTTCAAGCAAAAGAGAAGTTTTTAGAGCTTAAAGCAGAACATGAAAAAGTGATCTTATCACGTGACAAAAAAATGTCTGACACAGAAAAACGTGTTAGAGATAAAGAGTCTCAAGTATCTAGTGAACTATCTAAGAATAAAAAGTTAAATACCGATATAGAAGTTAAGGTAAAAGATTATAATCATAGACTTGATGTTTTAGATAAAAAACAAGAAGAGTTAGACCGATTACATAAAAGTCAGGTAGAGCAATTAGAAGTTATTTCTAGCTTATCTGCAGACGAGGCTAAATCTCAATTAGTAGAGTCTTTAAAAGGTGAAGCAAAAAGTGATGCTATGGCGTATATCCAAGATAAAATGGAAGAAGCTAAATTAACAGCACAACAAGACGCTAAAAAAATTATAATTAATACAATACAACGTATTGGTACGGAGGAAGCAGTAGATAATTGTGTTTCTGTATTTAATATTGAAAGTGATGATGTTAAAGGACGTATTATTGGTCGTGAAGGACGTAATATTCGTGCAATTGAAGCTGCCACAGGCGTAGAGATTATTGTAGATGATACGCCAGAGGCAATTATATTATCATGCTTTGACTCGGTTAGAAGAGAGGTAGCACGTTTATCACTTCATAAATTAGTAACGGATGGACGTATTCACCCAGCACGAATTGAAGAAGTCGTAAAGAAGACACAAAAACAGATAGAACAAGAAATTATTGAAGTTGGTAAACGCACGGTAATCGATTTAGGTATTCATGGTTTACATCCAGAATTGATAAAAATGGTTGGACGTATGAAGTATCGTTCGTCTTACGGACAAAACTTATTACAACACTCGCGTGAAGTTGCTAAACTTTGTGGTGTAATGGCTGCCGAATTAGGTTTAAATCCAAAATTAGCTAAGCGTGCGGGATTATTACATGATATAGGTAAAGTACCAGATGCAGAAGCAGACATGGAAACACCACATGCTATTCTAGGTATGCAATGGGCTGAGAAGTATGGAGAGAAGGATGAAGTATGTAATGCCATTGGAGCTCACCACGACGAAATCGAGATGAAATCTTTATTATCACCAATCATACAGGTTTGTGATGCTATTTCTGGAGCGCGTCCAGGGGCAAGACGTCAAGTATTAGATAGTTATATACAACGTTTGAAGGATTTAGAAGAAATTGCTTTTGGATTTAACGGAGTTAAAAAAGCATACGCAATACAAGCAGGTAGAGAATTACGTGTTATTGTGGAAAGTGAAAAAGTAAGCGACCAAATTGCAGCAGATTTATCGTTTAGTATTTCTCAAAAGATACAAACAGATATGACATATCCAGGTCAGGTAAAAGTTACAGTAATTAGAGAAACCAGAGCTGTTAATATAGCAAAGTAG
- a CDS encoding outer membrane beta-barrel protein, whose amino-acid sequence MKKLVFTAAIAVLGFTSVNAQDEMTTIGGFEEGDVFVEGNFGFGSTNDKNTEFKTSSFDFNPKVGYLISDDLAVGVQLMVGSDKEETTVAGTTTETKDSNFGAGVFARYYFLELGKRFQTYGEFGVGFDSAKFDDGVDATDDLKSNGLGAGLGLGMNYFVTENLAINFGLSDILSYRSDKLDVDGAEAVSSFNGNLNVFNNFFQTAQFGATWKF is encoded by the coding sequence ATGAAAAAATTAGTATTTACAGCTGCTATTGCAGTATTAGGTTTTACAAGTGTTAACGCACAAGATGAAATGACTACAATTGGTGGTTTCGAAGAAGGTGATGTGTTTGTTGAAGGGAACTTCGGTTTTGGTTCTACTAATGATAAAAATACAGAATTTAAAACATCTAGTTTTGATTTTAACCCAAAAGTAGGTTATTTAATTTCTGATGATTTAGCTGTTGGTGTACAATTAATGGTAGGTTCTGATAAAGAAGAAACTACTGTTGCTGGTACTACTACAGAGACTAAAGATTCTAACTTTGGTGCTGGAGTATTTGCTCGTTACTATTTCTTAGAGTTAGGAAAACGTTTCCAAACTTACGGTGAATTTGGTGTTGGATTTGATTCTGCTAAATTTGATGATGGTGTTGATGCAACTGATGATTTAAAATCTAACGGTTTAGGTGCTGGATTAGGTTTAGGAATGAACTATTTCGTAACTGAAAACTTAGCAATTAACTTTGGTTTATCTGATATTTTATCTTACAGAAGTGATAAATTAGATGTTGATGGTGCTGAGGCAGTATCTTCTTTTAACGGAAACTTAAACGTTTTTAACAACTTCTTTCAAACTGCACAGTTTGGAGCAACTTGGAAATTCTAA
- the xerD gene encoding site-specific tyrosine recombinase XerD, with amino-acid sequence MKWQNALHDYTLYLKIERGLSINSINSYVLDVKKLLSYLEDNAIAVSPITIDTTTIKQFIYEVAKSLNARSQSRLISGLKGFFNYLIFEDYRKDNPVDTIDSPKIGRKLPDTLSENEINQLISAIDLSHPQGERNRAILEVLYSCGLRVSELTNLKISDLFFDEGFIKVTGKGDKQRFVPILDDTQNYINIYKNQIRNHLKIHLEHQDILFLNRRGKQLTRAMIFTIIKDLAVKIDLSKTISPHTFRHSFATHLLENGADLRAIQLMLGHESITTTEIYTHVDRSQLTAVINNFHPRK; translated from the coding sequence ATGAAATGGCAAAACGCATTACACGATTATACACTATATTTAAAAATAGAAAGAGGGCTTTCTATTAACTCCATAAATAGTTACGTGCTTGATGTAAAAAAATTACTATCGTATTTAGAAGACAATGCAATTGCCGTCTCTCCTATTACTATAGATACTACTACAATCAAACAATTTATTTATGAGGTGGCTAAATCCCTTAATGCTAGATCACAATCTAGGCTAATTTCTGGCTTGAAAGGGTTCTTTAATTATCTAATCTTTGAAGATTATCGCAAAGACAACCCTGTAGACACTATAGACTCGCCTAAAATTGGGCGTAAGCTTCCGGATACGTTAAGTGAAAATGAAATCAACCAATTAATTAGTGCTATTGATTTAAGTCATCCACAAGGCGAGCGTAATAGAGCTATTTTAGAAGTGCTATACAGTTGTGGCCTACGTGTAAGCGAGCTAACCAATTTAAAAATATCCGATTTATTTTTTGACGAAGGTTTTATAAAAGTTACAGGTAAAGGAGACAAACAACGCTTTGTACCTATTTTGGATGATACACAAAACTATATTAACATTTATAAAAACCAAATCAGAAATCATTTAAAAATCCATCTAGAACATCAAGACATTTTATTTTTAAATAGACGTGGCAAACAATTAACTAGAGCCATGATTTTTACTATTATTAAAGACTTAGCTGTAAAAATTGATTTGAGTAAAACAATTTCTCCTCATACCTTTAGACACTCTTTTGCGACACACCTTCTCGAAAACGGAGCAGATTTAAGAGCCATACAATTAATGTTGGGTCATGAAAGCATTACCACCACAGAAATATATACGCATGTAGACCGAAGCCAATTAACTGCTGTTATCAATAATTTTCATCCAAGAAAATAA
- the msrB gene encoding peptide-methionine (R)-S-oxide reductase MsrB: MKKIALLVITCVLFNCNSKAQDKKAKEAFEITKTETEWKTELTAAEYNVLRKSGTERPFSSDLNKQYSAGVYHCAACDTPLFKSEAKFDSGTGWPSFDKVIEGNVAFGTDTKIGYTRDEEHCATCGGHLGHVFNDGPKETTGKRHCINGVALNFKPNND, from the coding sequence ATGAAAAAAATAGCACTACTAGTAATTACGTGTGTTCTGTTTAATTGCAATAGCAAAGCGCAGGATAAAAAAGCTAAAGAAGCCTTTGAAATTACTAAAACAGAAACAGAGTGGAAAACAGAATTAACAGCTGCGGAATATAACGTGTTAAGAAAATCTGGCACAGAACGCCCCTTTTCTAGCGACTTAAACAAACAATACAGCGCAGGTGTCTATCATTGTGCTGCTTGCGATACGCCTTTATTTAAAAGTGAAGCTAAATTTGATTCTGGAACAGGTTGGCCAAGTTTTGATAAAGTCATTGAAGGTAATGTTGCATTTGGAACGGATACTAAAATTGGATATACTAGAGACGAAGAACATTGCGCGACTTGTGGTGGGCATTTAGGTCATGTTTTTAATGATGGACCAAAAGAAACTACAGGAAAAAGACATTGTATAAACGGCGTGGCATTAAATTTTAAACCAAATAATGACTAA
- a CDS encoding PAS domain-containing protein → MSELYNGIQLNPTISIENEKYQLALGISKVGIWDYCAASNKIFFSKPSKSIIGLEDDPTFGNNANDWNNRVHPEDKDKYFQDFQDHLNGLTPIYENKHRVLHKDGSYRWILDRGQIIKKDKNGQASRIIGSHVDITEYSENEHKVQETLNLVVKQNSKLQNFAHIVTHNLKQHAGNFESLLSLYEQAESKSEKKQLFDYLQTLSNSLTNTINNLNEIVTVQSKQKAHTDKLYISKEIQLILKELDYFIKDNNATVVNKTELDCYLFFNTSYFQSILQNLILNAIKYKHPKRDPEISIVSSCSKNAIEIKVSDNGLGINLDRFGKDIFGLYKTFHTNHDSEGVGLYLVKNQIEAFGGTITVNSKVNMGTTFIINIPKPIA, encoded by the coding sequence ATGTCTGAGTTATATAATGGAATTCAACTAAATCCTACGATCTCTATTGAAAATGAGAAATACCAACTTGCATTAGGCATTAGTAAAGTTGGAATTTGGGATTATTGCGCTGCTTCTAATAAAATTTTTTTCTCTAAACCTTCTAAATCCATTATCGGATTGGAAGATGATCCCACTTTTGGTAATAATGCAAACGATTGGAATAATCGTGTACATCCCGAAGATAAAGATAAATACTTCCAAGATTTTCAAGATCATTTAAATGGTTTAACACCTATATATGAGAATAAACATAGAGTATTACACAAAGATGGGTCCTATAGATGGATTTTAGATCGTGGTCAGATTATTAAAAAAGACAAAAATGGACAGGCTTCTAGAATTATTGGATCACATGTTGATATTACAGAATATTCTGAAAATGAACATAAAGTACAAGAAACCTTAAATTTAGTTGTCAAACAAAATAGTAAACTCCAAAACTTTGCACATATTGTTACACATAACCTAAAACAACATGCTGGCAATTTTGAAAGCCTACTTAGTCTTTATGAACAAGCAGAGTCTAAATCTGAAAAAAAACAGCTGTTTGATTATTTACAAACACTATCAAACTCTTTAACAAATACTATTAATAATCTAAATGAAATAGTTACTGTACAATCCAAACAGAAAGCACACACAGACAAGCTTTATATATCCAAAGAAATTCAACTTATACTAAAAGAGTTAGATTATTTTATTAAGGATAATAATGCTACAGTGGTAAATAAAACAGAACTAGATTGCTATTTGTTTTTTAACACCTCCTACTTTCAAAGTATCTTACAAAATTTAATATTAAATGCTATTAAATATAAGCATCCAAAGCGTGACCCTGAAATAAGCATAGTCAGTTCGTGTTCTAAAAACGCAATAGAAATAAAAGTCTCTGATAATGGGCTTGGTATAAATTTAGATAGATTTGGAAAAGATATATTTGGTTTATACAAAACATTCCATACCAATCACGACTCTGAAGGTGTCGGTTTATACCTTGTTAAAAATCAAATTGAAGCGTTTGGAGGAACAATAACCGTTAATAGTAAAGTAAACATGGGGACAACATTTATAATAAATATCCCTAAACCAATAGCTTAA
- a CDS encoding PAS domain-containing protein produces MENIKTNNPLNDEKWKFALKNSGIGVWDWNSKTNEVFYSKESKKIIGFKDDEISSDTSEWDDRVHPEDRHDYFEDFENHINGTNAEYVNVHRILHKDNSYRWILDKGKIIERDTAGNPLRIIGTHTDITKQKASEFSLKSSIDVITVQNNRLKSFAHIVSHNLKQHAGNFESILKFHEDADSEVEKQEMFRHLRTISKSLTKTLSSLSKIVTIQSKKNTIDSKIRVGNEVNLVIEELTFIISESSTTIYNNVRHNCNVHFSSAYLHSILQNLITNAIKYKHPDRNPIITIDSVCVDDNIELTLTDNGKGIDLEKFGKDIFGLYKTFHTNEDAEGVGLYLVKNQLEAFGGTITVDSKIDVGTSFKIVIPSNKKILL; encoded by the coding sequence ATGGAAAATATAAAAACTAACAACCCTTTGAATGACGAAAAATGGAAATTCGCATTAAAAAACTCGGGAATTGGCGTTTGGGATTGGAACTCAAAAACAAATGAAGTCTTTTACTCAAAAGAATCTAAAAAAATAATTGGATTTAAAGATGATGAAATAAGTTCTGATACTTCCGAATGGGATGATCGTGTGCACCCTGAAGATAGACATGATTATTTTGAAGATTTTGAAAACCACATTAATGGGACAAACGCAGAATATGTAAATGTGCACAGAATATTACATAAAGACAATAGTTATAGATGGATTTTAGATAAAGGAAAAATTATAGAACGAGATACAGCAGGAAACCCTTTGAGGATTATTGGAACACATACAGATATAACAAAACAGAAAGCAAGTGAGTTTTCTCTAAAAAGCTCAATAGATGTTATTACCGTTCAAAATAATAGATTAAAAAGTTTTGCTCACATCGTGTCTCACAACTTAAAGCAACATGCTGGTAATTTTGAAAGTATACTAAAATTTCATGAAGATGCTGACTCGGAAGTTGAAAAACAAGAAATGTTTAGACATTTAAGGACGATATCAAAATCGTTGACAAAAACATTAAGCAGTTTAAGTAAAATCGTAACTATTCAATCTAAAAAAAACACAATAGATAGTAAAATACGAGTAGGTAATGAAGTTAATCTTGTTATAGAAGAACTAACCTTTATCATCTCAGAAAGCAGTACTACTATCTATAATAATGTAAGACACAACTGTAATGTTCATTTTAGTTCAGCTTACTTGCATAGTATCCTACAAAATTTAATTACTAATGCTATTAAGTATAAACATCCCGATCGTAATCCAATCATTACCATAGACTCTGTTTGTGTTGACGATAATATAGAACTGACTTTAACAGACAATGGAAAAGGTATAGATCTAGAAAAATTTGGCAAAGACATATTTGGATTGTACAAAACCTTTCATACTAATGAAGATGCAGAAGGTGTTGGCTTATACTTAGTCAAAAACCAACTGGAAGCGTTTGGAGGCACCATTACTGTAGATAGTAAAATTGATGTTGGTACAAGCTTCAAAATAGTAATTCCATCAAATAAAAAAATCCTGCTTTAA
- the aroQ gene encoding type II 3-dehydroquinate dehydratase, whose protein sequence is MKKLIIINGPNLNLLGKREPNIYGSLSFTEFLDEIKAKYSNATIEHFQSNIEGELIDKIQDVGFSYDGIILNAAAYTHTSIAIGDAVKAIETPVVEVHISNTFGREEFRHQSFVSPNAKGIILGFGLQSYELAIQSFL, encoded by the coding sequence ATGAAAAAACTAATCATAATAAACGGACCAAATTTAAACTTGCTAGGTAAGCGGGAACCTAATATATACGGTAGCTTATCTTTTACAGAGTTTTTAGATGAAATCAAAGCAAAGTATTCTAATGCAACTATTGAGCACTTCCAATCTAATATAGAAGGGGAGTTGATTGACAAAATTCAGGACGTCGGTTTTAGTTACGATGGTATTATTTTAAATGCTGCCGCATACACACATACGTCTATTGCAATTGGAGATGCTGTTAAAGCTATCGAAACACCAGTTGTCGAGGTACACATTTCTAATACGTTTGGTAGGGAAGAGTTTAGACACCAGTCGTTTGTGTCTCCTAATGCCAAAGGGATTATATTAGGGTTTGGTTTACAAAGTTACGAATTAGCGATACAAAGCTTTCTTTAG
- a CDS encoding DUF1572 family protein: MNSHITSLIKQFDYYKTAGDKTLQQLSFDDLNWQSHNNSNSVSIIVKHMVGNMLSRWTNFLTEDGEKNWRQREQEFEATYTTKDQLIADWNKGWQCVYDAIKPLKNEDLERTVYIRNESHTVADAIFRQLGHYSYHIGQIAYIGVSLKNNDWQSLSIPKGQSVQFNSEKFSKPKT, translated from the coding sequence ATGAATAGTCACATTACAAGTCTAATAAAACAGTTTGATTACTATAAAACTGCTGGAGATAAAACTCTTCAGCAGTTATCTTTTGATGACCTGAATTGGCAATCTCACAATAATTCTAATAGTGTATCTATAATTGTAAAACATATGGTTGGAAATATGTTAAGTCGTTGGACTAACTTTTTAACCGAAGATGGCGAGAAAAACTGGCGTCAACGCGAACAAGAGTTTGAAGCCACTTACACTACCAAAGACCAACTTATTGCCGATTGGAACAAAGGATGGCAATGTGTTTATGACGCTATAAAACCGCTTAAAAACGAAGATTTAGAGCGTACCGTTTATATCCGTAACGAAAGTCATACTGTAGCCGACGCTATATTTAGACAACTAGGACATTACAGTTATCATATTGGTCAAATCGCCTATATCGGTGTTAGTCTTAAAAATAACGACTGGCAGTCTTTATCGATACCAAAAGGACAATCGGTACAATTTAATTCAGAAAAATTTAGCAAACCTAAAACCTAA
- the msrB gene encoding peptide-methionine (R)-S-oxide reductase MsrB: MTNYKVTKSEDDWRKELTDEQYRILRKKGTEMPHTGKYNLHFEAGAYTCAACHQKLFESNNKFESNCGWPSFDEAIPGSVTNILDKTHGMIRTEVVCSNCGGHLGHVFNDGPTETGTRFCVNSASVDFKDE; the protein is encoded by the coding sequence ATGACTAATTATAAAGTAACAAAATCGGAAGACGACTGGCGTAAAGAATTAACCGACGAACAGTATCGTATTTTACGCAAAAAAGGCACCGAAATGCCGCATACAGGCAAATACAATCTTCATTTTGAAGCGGGCGCTTATACCTGTGCTGCTTGTCACCAGAAACTTTTTGAAAGCAACAATAAATTCGAATCTAATTGTGGCTGGCCAAGTTTTGACGAAGCTATACCTGGAAGTGTGACAAACATTTTAGACAAAACGCATGGGATGATTAGAACAGAAGTGGTTTGCTCTAATTGTGGCGGCCATTTAGGACATGTGTTTAACGATGGTCCTACGGAAACAGGAACCCGTTTTTGTGTTAACTCAGCAAGTGTAGATTTTAAAGATGAATAG
- the lpdA gene encoding dihydrolipoyl dehydrogenase, translating to MSKYDVIVLGSGPGGYVAAIRASQLGLKTAVVEKESLGGICLNWGCIPTKALLKSAQVFEYLKHAEDYGLSVNGYDKDFDAVVKRSRGVAEGMSNGVKFLMKKNKIDVIEGFGTLKAGKKIEVNGTEYSADHIIIATGARSRELPSLPQDGKKVIGYRQAMTLPEQPKKLIVVGSGAIGVEFAYFYNSMGTEVTIVEYLDKIVPVEDDDVSKQLERSFKKSGIKIMTSAEVTSVDTSGDGVKATVKTKKGEEVLEADIVLSAVGIKSNIENIGLEAVGIAVDRDKILVNDYYQTNIPGYYAIGDITPGQALAHVASAEAILCVEKIAGMHVEALDYGNIPGCTYASPEIASVGLTEKQAKEQGFDIKVGKFPFSASGKASAAGAKDGFVKVIFDAKYGEWLGCHMIGAGVTDMIAEAVLGRKLETTGHEVLKTVHPHPTMSEAVMEAVADAYGEVIHL from the coding sequence ATGAGTAAATACGATGTAATTGTACTTGGAAGTGGTCCTGGAGGATACGTAGCTGCTATTAGAGCATCTCAATTAGGTTTAAAAACTGCTGTTGTAGAAAAAGAAAGTCTTGGTGGTATCTGCCTAAATTGGGGTTGTATTCCTACCAAAGCTTTATTAAAATCTGCACAAGTTTTTGAATATTTAAAACATGCTGAAGATTATGGCTTATCTGTTAATGGTTATGATAAAGATTTTGACGCTGTAGTTAAACGTAGTCGTGGTGTTGCTGAAGGCATGAGCAACGGTGTTAAGTTTTTAATGAAAAAAAACAAGATTGATGTTATTGAAGGTTTTGGAACATTAAAAGCTGGAAAGAAAATTGAAGTAAACGGCACAGAATATAGTGCAGATCATATTATTATAGCTACTGGAGCACGCTCTAGAGAATTACCAAGCTTACCTCAAGATGGTAAAAAAGTAATAGGTTACAGACAAGCTATGACATTACCAGAACAACCTAAAAAGTTAATTGTTGTAGGATCTGGTGCTATTGGTGTTGAGTTTGCTTATTTCTATAACTCTATGGGAACAGAAGTAACTATAGTAGAATATCTTGATAAAATTGTTCCTGTTGAAGATGACGATGTGTCTAAACAACTAGAACGTAGTTTTAAGAAAAGTGGTATAAAAATCATGACTTCTGCAGAAGTTACTAGTGTTGATACTTCTGGAGATGGTGTAAAAGCAACTGTCAAAACTAAAAAAGGAGAAGAAGTATTAGAAGCTGATATCGTGTTATCTGCTGTTGGTATAAAATCTAACATAGAAAATATTGGACTAGAAGCTGTTGGTATTGCAGTAGATAGAGATAAAATCTTAGTAAATGATTATTACCAAACTAACATCCCTGGATACTATGCTATTGGAGATATTACTCCTGGTCAAGCCTTGGCGCATGTTGCCTCTGCTGAAGCCATTTTATGTGTAGAAAAAATTGCAGGAATGCATGTGGAAGCATTAGACTACGGTAACATCCCTGGTTGTACTTATGCTAGCCCAGAAATTGCAAGTGTTGGTTTAACTGAAAAACAAGCCAAAGAACAAGGTTTTGATATAAAAGTTGGAAAATTCCCATTCTCTGCGTCAGGTAAAGCAAGTGCTGCTGGAGCAAAAGATGGTTTTGTAAAAGTAATTTTTGACGCTAAATATGGTGAGTGGTTAGGTTGTCATATGATTGGCGCTGGTGTTACGGACATGATTGCTGAAGCCGTTTTAGGACGTAAACTAGAGACTACAGGACACGAAGTATTAAAAACGGTACATCCACATCCTACCATGAGTGAAGCAGTTATGGAAGCTGTTGCAGATGCTTATGGTGAAGTGATACATTTATAA
- a CDS encoding cell division protein ZapA produces the protein MADTLKIKLSIANRVYPLTITPSQEEGLRAAAKKIETMITKFEQSYSVRDKQDVLAMCALQFASQVEQKALDKDHVAEHVHDKLNALNDMLDSHLSL, from the coding sequence ATGGCAGACACGCTTAAAATAAAATTATCTATAGCAAATAGAGTCTACCCATTAACTATTACACCTAGTCAAGAAGAAGGATTGCGCGCCGCAGCAAAGAAGATAGAGACTATGATTACCAAGTTTGAGCAGAGTTATTCTGTAAGAGACAAACAAGATGTTTTAGCCATGTGTGCATTACAATTTGCGAGTCAAGTAGAACAGAAAGCATTAGATAAAGACCATGTGGCAGAACACGTACACGATAAGTTAAACGCTTTAAATGACATGTTGGACTCACATCTTAGTTTATAA